The Vibrio sp. 10N DNA window CACCGCAAAGGATCTGACTCAAACACTCGCTAAGTGGGGGCCAAATTTCGGGTTAGAGGCTATCTAGAATAGGCAGTATTTTGCCTAGTTTATGGTAGGTCTCTTGGTACTCATCTTCACAGTGACTGTCAGCCACAATACCGCCGCCAGCCCAGGCATAAATTTCCCCTTGAGTCGCAATAAGCGTTCGAATTGTAATGCTGGTATCCATTACGCCGTGTGCGCTGATATAGCCGATACTGCCGCAGTATACGCTACGTCGGTGTGGCTCAAGCTCTTCGATAATTTCCATCGCTCGTATTTTTGGCGCTCCGGTGATCGAACCACCAGGAAAGCAAGCTCGCAATAAATCGGTCGCTTGATATTGACTGTCTAGCTCGCCCGTTACTGTGCTTACTAAGTGATGCACGGCAGGAAAGCTTTCAATCTCAAATAGCTTGGGCACTTTTACCGAACCAGGTTTTGCCACTCGACCAATGTCATTTCTTAATAAGTCGACAATCATCAAATTTTCTGCCTGATCTTTTGGTGCATTGGCAAGATCAAGAGCGCTGTTCTGGTCTTGAATCGAGTCACTAAACCTTGGCCTAGTCCCTTTGATTGGCTTGGTTTCAATGATGCGGTTATGCAGCTGTAGGAAGCGCTCAGGTGAGATGCTAATGATCGCGCTGTCTTCGGTACGAATAAATGCGCTAAATGGCGCTTGGTTATGTTCATCGAGCACTTCGAAAGCGTGCCATTCACTGCCCACATATTTAGCGCAATGTCGCTGCGCGAGATTAATCTGGTAGCTGTCACCGGCAGCCAGGTACTCTTTCACAGCGTTGAAACGTTGTTGGTAGCCCGTTTGGGTCATGTTTGACTGCCAAGGTGTTGTTAGCTTGAACGGCGGTTGAGCTTGCATTTTCTGGCTCTGCAGCCAATTAAGGTGCCTGTGTGGTTCACTCCCTACAATCACCGCTTTTTGCTGTTGGTGGTCAACCATTAGTGCCCAGCTGTAAATACCCACAGCCATATCAGGAGCGGCAATATCATGGCTTGCTATGGCAGGAATGCGTTCAACTCGCCTACCAAGGTCATACGAAAAATAACCTAGAGCACCGCCAACAAACGGCCACTCAGTTTCGATGATAGAGCGCCCGAGTTTTGCATCGATTAAGCGATCAATGAGTGTGAACGGATCGTCCTGACTGGTCTGCTCTTCTCCATCACAGTCAATTTTTGATTGATTACCAAAGGTTTGCACCGTTGCAATGGGATTAGCGACCAAAATATCGAATCGATTATTCTCATGCTCTAGTGTCGATGATTTTAACAACATCGCCCACGGTAGCTGTTCGATAGTCGTAAAGTATTGCTTGGCTAAATCTGGCTGGTATGGCAGGTCAACGAATTGAATAGATTGGCTTTCTTTTTTGTTCATTTGCTTAAACTGTGACAGAAACGTTGTCGCACTCATGGCGCATAGTGGAAAGCAAGAGTATCATATTTTCACAACAAAAAGTCGGACATTTAGCCCTGAAAAAACTACGGTTAAAGTGAGTATTGCCTAGCGCTATACTCATAGTAGTTACTCGCTTATTGCTGTTTTTGGACAGACGGATAAGCGTCGATAGGCTAAATAGTGCGACCTCCTGGAAGCTAAAATTATAAAGAGGTATTCAATGGCGGTTATTCGTAAAGAAGATGTGATCAGCTCCGTCGCTGATGCATTGCAATACATCTCGTATTACCATCCCCTCGATTTTGTTCAAGCCCTAGACAAAGCTTATCAAAAGGAAGAGAGCCAAGCGGCGAAAGACGCTATCGCTCAAATCTTAATTAACTCTCGCATGTCGGCAGAAGGCCACAGACCTATTTGCCAAGATACGGGTATCGTAACCTGTTTCGTGAATATTGGTATGAATGTTCAGTGGGACAGTGACCTTACCGTACAAGAGATGATTGATGAAGGTGTTCGTCAAGGTTACACCAACCCAGACAACCCGCTTCGTGCATCGGTTCTTAAAGATCCTGCGGGCAAGCGCATCAACACCAAAGACAATACGCCTGCGGTAGTGCACATCAACATGGTGCCAGGCGATAAAGTCGAAATCCAAATTGCGGCTAAAGGCGGCGGTTCTGAAAATAAAACCAAGATGGTGATGTTAAACCCATCAGACGATATTGCTGAATGGGTAGAGAAAACATTGCCAACAATGGGTGCTGGTTGGTGTCCACCTGGCATGCTTGGCATTGGTATTGGCGGTACGGCAGAAAAAGCGGCGGTACTGGCAAAAGAATCCCTAATGGAGAATATCGATATTCAAGAGCTTATCGATCGCGGCCCACAGAATGCGGAAGAAGAGCTTCGTCTCGACATCTTCAACCGAGTGAACAAACTCGGTATCGGTGCACAAGGTCTTGGCGGTCTGACGACGGTTGTTGATGTGAAAATCAAGACAGCGCCAACACACGCGGCGTCAAAGCCTGTGTGTATGATTCCAAATTGTGCGGCAACACGTCACGTTCACTTTACTCTTGATGGTTCGGGCCCGGCTGAGCTGACGCCGCCAAAACTTGAAGAGTGGCCAGAGATCACGTGGGAAGCGGGCGAAAACACCCGTCGTGTAAACCTTGACGAAATCACTAAAGAAGACGTTCAAGAGTGGAAAACGGGTGAAACACTGCTGTTAACAGGTAAAATTCTGACAGGTCGTGATGCGGCGCATAAACGCATTCAGGGCATGCTAGAAAGTGGTGAAGGTCTACCTGAAGGTGTCGACTTTAAAGGCAAGTTCATTTACTACGTGGGCCCTGTTGATGCAGTCGGCGATGAAGCTGTAGGTCCAGCGGGTCCGACAACATCGACGCGTATGGATAAGTTCACGGACATGATGCTGTCTGAAACGGGTCTAACCGGTATGATTGGTAAAGCCGAGCGTGGTCCAGCAGCGATTGAGTCAATCAAGGAACACAAAGCTGTGTACCTAATGGCGGTCGGTGGTGCTGCTTACTTGGTCGCGAAAGCAATCAAGAAAGCCAAAGTTGTCGCATTTGAAGATTTGGGTATGGAAGCGATTTACGAGTTTGAAGTCGAAGACATGCCAGTCACTGTCGCGGTGGATTCAAGCGGAGCGAATGCTCACCAAATTGGTCCAGATACGTGGAAAGTGAAAATCGCGGAAGCGGAAAACGCATCCTAGTTTGAGTTCAAAAAAGTGAGTGTGTGAAGACATACTCACTTTTTTTTATCTCTATTTTTTTATAATTAGTTCAGACATATACCCAAGTAGCTTTTTGGCATCTTGAGGCAATTAGGGTATATACTCAAAGAAAAAGAACCAAGGAGAGTGCGAAATGCCTCGATTTATACAAATATTACAAATCGCAGTACTGCTAGTAGTGGGTTTCTTTGTTGGCTATGACTTGATTTTACACGGGATCAGCATCTTCAACGAAAAGTACGTCACCATGGCGTGTGTGTTGACTGTGCTGCTTGAGATTGCGCTATTTGTTATCTATAAGCTCATTGAAGACGACTAACATTTGATAGCGTTTCAAGAACTCTAAACCCCTGAATAATATCAGGGGTTTTTTGTTCATGTTTGGTTAATCTCGTATAGTGCATACTGTTCCTTGTTATTTGTATCGGAGTAAGTTGAATGAACCGCATTGGTCAAGAAGTCTCAGATTTGTTGCATCGAAGCCTAGATTCTCATGTTCGAATCGCTGTTACAGGTCTTTCGCGAGCGGGCAAGACAGCGTTTATCACCTCTTTGGTGAACCAGCTACTTCATACTTCTACTCACGATAACTTACCATTGCTAGAGTGCGCTCGAGATGGCCGACTTGTTGGCGCTAAACGCGTTCCTCAGTCTAATTTAATGGTACCGCGCTTTGCTTATGATGTTGCCATGGCGCAGCTGCACGCTGAGCCACCTGAGTGGCCGCAGCCGACGCGTGATGTGAGTGAAATTCGCTTGGCGCTGAAATATAAGCCTGCGAAGGGCGCTAAGCGTTTATTAAGTAAAACATCGACTCTCTATATTGATGTTATTGACTATCCAGGAGAGTGGCTGCTGGA harbors:
- a CDS encoding fumarate hydratase is translated as MAVIRKEDVISSVADALQYISYYHPLDFVQALDKAYQKEESQAAKDAIAQILINSRMSAEGHRPICQDTGIVTCFVNIGMNVQWDSDLTVQEMIDEGVRQGYTNPDNPLRASVLKDPAGKRINTKDNTPAVVHINMVPGDKVEIQIAAKGGGSENKTKMVMLNPSDDIAEWVEKTLPTMGAGWCPPGMLGIGIGGTAEKAAVLAKESLMENIDIQELIDRGPQNAEEELRLDIFNRVNKLGIGAQGLGGLTTVVDVKIKTAPTHAASKPVCMIPNCAATRHVHFTLDGSGPAELTPPKLEEWPEITWEAGENTRRVNLDEITKEDVQEWKTGETLLLTGKILTGRDAAHKRIQGMLESGEGLPEGVDFKGKFIYYVGPVDAVGDEAVGPAGPTTSTRMDKFTDMMLSETGLTGMIGKAERGPAAIESIKEHKAVYLMAVGGAAYLVAKAIKKAKVVAFEDLGMEAIYEFEVEDMPVTVAVDSSGANAHQIGPDTWKVKIAEAENAS
- the pabB gene encoding aminodeoxychorismate synthase component I, which codes for MSATTFLSQFKQMNKKESQSIQFVDLPYQPDLAKQYFTTIEQLPWAMLLKSSTLEHENNRFDILVANPIATVQTFGNQSKIDCDGEEQTSQDDPFTLIDRLIDAKLGRSIIETEWPFVGGALGYFSYDLGRRVERIPAIASHDIAAPDMAVGIYSWALMVDHQQQKAVIVGSEPHRHLNWLQSQKMQAQPPFKLTTPWQSNMTQTGYQQRFNAVKEYLAAGDSYQINLAQRHCAKYVGSEWHAFEVLDEHNQAPFSAFIRTEDSAIISISPERFLQLHNRIIETKPIKGTRPRFSDSIQDQNSALDLANAPKDQAENLMIVDLLRNDIGRVAKPGSVKVPKLFEIESFPAVHHLVSTVTGELDSQYQATDLLRACFPGGSITGAPKIRAMEIIEELEPHRRSVYCGSIGYISAHGVMDTSITIRTLIATQGEIYAWAGGGIVADSHCEDEYQETYHKLGKILPILDSL